In a genomic window of Magnolia sinica isolate HGM2019 chromosome 16, MsV1, whole genome shotgun sequence:
- the LOC131228862 gene encoding uncharacterized protein LOC131228862: protein MPDHLKDCKRLATKVIHATEEEHSSRSVARERDAGPTQNDSSRRGSTHDKSISPNHPTGQADNPSPFPRDFKISLFLGNVPFDCSAVELQVIFQRYGRVLDVYLPTFPGIQKPRGFTFVHFWYEQDAKAAMDVLYEQHINGKVVTVRWAKSKAPSKKHPDNQIRPPPRNKISHSYVVVLADRAPDLPHKITQIIDSIIITNPKAVAIRLWDLQLGLVETPEGLNISILKLIDSIRASSFVASIIDMVRISPVKFLMTLKSKVDLIDFLDDPDLHRKMGLILVVKWSASEVMGEEGRWIRLFGIPDHAYTTRNSAKATDKSRSQRPILRF from the coding sequence ATGCCGGACCACCTAAAGGATTGCAAGAGACTCGCAACAAAGGTCATCCACGCAACAGAGGAAGAACATAGTAGCAGATCGGTGGCAAGGGAAAGGGACGCAGGCCCAACCCAAAATGACTCGTCGAGAAGGGGCTCCACCCATGATAAATCTATCTCACCCAACCACCCTACAGGTCAGGCTGATAACCCCTCTCCATTTCCCAGAGATTTCAAAATTAGCTTGTTTTTAGGGAATGTCCCCTTTGATTGCTCAGCAGTAGAGCTCCAGGTCATCTTCCAGAGATATGGCAGGGTTCTAGATGTGTATCTCCCAACCTTTCCAGGCATCCAGAAGCCGAGAGGTTTCACATTCGTCCATTTCTGGTATGAACAGGATGCAAAGGCAGCCATGGATGTCCTCTACGAACAGCACATCAACGGCAAGGTAGTCACAGTCCGATGGGCTAAATCCAAGGCACCTTCCAAGAAACACCCGGATAATCAAATCAGGCCGCCTCCCAGGAATAAAATCTCACATTCATACGTTGTTGTGCTAGCAGATAGAGCGCCCGACCTCCCCCACAAAATAACGCAAATAATAGATAGTATCATAATAACTAACCCGAAGGCAGTGGCGATTAGGCTATGGGATCTACAGTTGGGACTGGTTGAAACTCCAGAAGGGCTGAATATTTCCATTCTGAAGTTAATTGACTCCATAAGAGCTTCAAGTTTTGTGGCATCCATAATTGACATGGTAAGAATTTCCCCTGTTAAATTCCTGATGACGTTGAAATCTAAGGTAGATCTCATAGACTTCCTGGATGATCCGGACCTCCACAGGAAGATGGGATTGATTTTGGTTGTCAAGTGGTCAGCCAGCGAGGTTATGGGAGAGGAAGGTAGATGGATTAGACTGTTTGGAATTCCAGACCATGCCTACACTACCAGAAATtcggcaaaggctacggataaaagccgtagccaaAGACCTAtactacggttttag